DNA sequence from the Armigeres subalbatus isolate Guangzhou_Male chromosome 1, GZ_Asu_2, whole genome shotgun sequence genome:
aacagacgctcaataagatttgcacctccggagaggagcaaacccccccttccctgtcagcatacgaccatagttcccaccggggttggttacccgatcttccctaaggttgctcgtatcccggccagcaacgctgggaggtagggataggagttgctgggtaagaggctaaggaccgcgagatggggtctattttattccttcaggtacgcgaagtaccaatggtacgctttacccagcatttgccgtgccgagttagtactatcccattgaattcctccacttaattgtatcttgacagatacgtatttcgacctcaaaagtaaggccgtcttcagtgtctcgtacttgactcgactaagtcgagttagtcgactaagtcgagttagtcgactaagtcgagtcaagtacgagacactgaagacggccttacttttgaggtcgaaatacgtatctgtcaagatacaattaagtggaggaattcaatgggattgtattaactcgtcttatgacaagtgacgtCCCATGGTGTTTTTACAattaacacacaagctcagggaCCTATCAATCATTAtgttggtcttgtaggcctccgagatctgaactcaagaattgtttggagCACCGTAGATGTTCTGggaatgttgtattttgtatattttgctGTAAGAATGTTCCATGGGGCtcctccaactaacacacaagctcgagAACCTATGAAttgctctgttgatcttgtagacctccaagatctgaactcaagaatagtttggagtactgtttatgttttggtaacactgcgatttggtaaaaatagtttgattatgtctcaagtagcatTGCCAACTGCAAATTAGGATTGAGGCCccataaaacgctttgttgtttatgtagatcatcaagatctgaattcaaggatggtttggaagccctagaagatttaaaaaaaaaaattaaccaatATTTCTACTGTTTCATGGtttgcatacatttttgaagcagaatgtccaaaatttatgttgaaacacGACGAAAAAcaaaatccgtattgaatcggttaaatcTCCATATATTGCGTGATCCTCGTTCCGAAGTCCGACGCAACTAGTTGCAAGATATGGAAGGCTTTTGACCTTCTCTACTGCTTACCCGGCTACCGTACAGTTGGAGGGGTTATTCGTGTTGACATTTaacgatttggtcttgttgGCGTTGATTGTGAGACCCGTCGTATAGAGACCGTTGCGATCGTAGCGATAGTCAGCCAAATCGAAGTCGTGTAGCCAATCCATAGTAATATGCGGCCAGAGTAGCCCACGGTTTGGTAAACGATCAATCGCTTTTCGTTACTCGTTACTGATGGTCATTcgctctggcagcagcgaaatttactagtcGTAGGCCGCTGTCGTTGGTAGCGATGTGATTGCTCTCCCTACCGATAATGGAACGGAAATAGTCCTCTCCTGTGCCGTattatgttttgaaaaagttttgcccacgctaattactttaaaaaaatattgataaaatGTACAGATGCAGTCGATTCTGATATTagtgggacagttatgcgaagAAAGGCAGTGAAGGTGAGGCAATATAGAAAAACAGTGAAATTCCATTTAAAATACCTAATGGTAGGTATTCAGGATGAACTGTGTTGCAGGATATTTCTTTTCTAAGGAAAATGGCATCACAAAGCGGTCTAGTGTATCacgaaaaataattgttttaatttgCTCCAGAAATACAATACTATAAAAATCTAACTTAAATTCGTTTCTTAAGAACCGATAGTAAAATAAGTTTTACAATggataaaaaatgttttgatgtTTACACTGCATTTACAGCCTTTCGCTAAATCTATTCTATAGGTCCTAAATTTAATTAAACGCTCAAACGCAACGTACACAACAAGGGGACAGTACGTCATGTGGGTTAATCAACTGTGAAATACTTCGTTTCAATGCTCTCGAATTCTGATTTTGGGCTAGTTATATAAGggtaaatgcatttttttcgctATCATTGGAAATTGAATCCACCCGCCCGATTAAATTTACCCAGGGCAGGAAATGCAACTAGCTAGTGATCTGACTTCATGCAGTAGAATTAAAGCCAACTGGCCAACACAAGTCGATCGGTAGTTTAGTGAGAGAGTAAAAGGAAGCGTTATCTTAGTGTAGGGGGATTTTTTGGCCTAGTTACTAGTTCGTGCGCTGAGCTTCTTCAATACGTTTAAACCCTGTTCTTGGTACTCGGCTTTGGACATCCAGAAGGCATCCCGATCCTTGGTTACTTCAGCTAACACGGCACCTCCTGTGGATAGATGTAATTAGATTACCTGTATTGGACAACCGTTGGTCTCTCAGAACTCACCAATGAAGACCATATCTTTCCGTCTGGGAGGATCCTCGATGCGTATTTTAAACTTGGATAGCTTCTCGCTATCGTTCTTTAGCACGCGCTCCAAATAGAGCTGTTTGATTTCACGCTCCAGCCGACTGGGCAGTCCCGGGTACATGGTGGATCCGCCGGACAGTACAATGTGCTTGTAGAGTTCCGACCGCATGTCGATGTCCGCCGCCTGGATGGTGGAAAACACTAACTCGGCAATCCCCTGGCCTTCGACGTTAATCAGATGGGGTTGGAAAAGAGCCTCCGGCGCTTCGAATCTTTCGCCGCCGACCTTGATCACTCTACCATCCGGTAGCTgtaggaaaaggaaaaaaaagtttgtggAATGTGCTTTCACGATTTGTGTTGATTTTCTACGCAAGTCAGTGCTCTTTAGGCTGGATGCGAGATTACGAGCTTGACGAAGAGTAGGTATCTAATACTACAATACGCATGACCATATatggtgtttatgtttatgtttatgtttattgtaTTGATTCATCTGACATTTGGTAGTCTTAATGAATATagtaaatttaaacaaatataCATTAAACGAttacaatcttcttaaaaaagtGGTCAATGGTAAGTTAAAATCAAATAGCCTATAAATGTTGTTAaaagcagccgcagcagcacggAAAGGTTCATTCATGCCATACATTCGATTACGCGGAGAAAGGTGCAGGAAATCTCGTTGACGCATTGTTCGTTCCGGAGCATAAAGATTTAACCTCATGAGAAGTTCCGGAGAGTCAATTTCACCAGTCACGATTTTGGCCATGAAGGCCTTGCGATCTATTCCTTCTCATTTGAAGAGTGTCAATACCAAGTAGTCTACATCGATCCTCATATGCGGGAAGATGAACGGGATCCCTCCATGGAAGGTGCCGAAGTGCATAACGCACGAATCTACGCTGCACGGTTTCTAGCCTTGAGATCCAGACGCTATGATAAGGGCTCCAAACTACAGCACAAAATTCAAGGATAGAACGAACTAAAGAGCAGTACAGAGATTTAAGGCAATGAGGGTCCCGGAAGTCTTCAGATAGTTTGAAAATGAATCCGAGTTGCCGATTAGCTTTTGCGATGATGTCGTTATAGTGCGGCTTGAATGTCATGTCTTGATCCAGTGTGACTCCTAAATCCCTAATCATATTCATTCTTTCAAGGGTAGTACCAGAGATATAATAGTCAAAAACTATCGGCTTGTTTCCGATAAAAGGAAATAGCATTACATTTTGAATACCGAGCGTCAGGAGATTAGCAGAACACCAGTTCGCCATTCTATCCACATGCGATTGCAGTTCTTCACAATCCTCGATGCTGTTGATAATCTTAAACATTTTAACATCATCCGCATAAAACAAACGACAACCAGGAGGTAGAAGTCAGGAGAGTTCGTTGATAAACAGCGTGAACAAGAGAGGCCCCAGATTACTtccttgtggtacaccagaaGTATTGAGAAGTATTCAGACtgtgaagaaccgattttcacaGAAAGCAATCGGTTCGACAGATATGATTTGAACCAGCACACTAGATGGCGACTAACTCCAAGTTGTTctaactttgcaagcaatattcCATGGTCGACGCGGTCGAACGCTGCTTTCAAATCCGTATAAACTGCATCAACTTGACCACCGGAGTCCATGGTGCGAACACACAGCGAAACAAACTCTATTAAATTCGTTTCTACAGATCGCTTTGGATAGAAGCCGTGCTGTGCAGTAGAGATGTACGCTTTACTGGCACTGAATAAAACGTCATTCATGATTATCTCGAATACTTTGGAGCAAGAACATAAGGATGTGATGCCTCGGTAATTTTGTAAATTCCTTTTGTCGCCTTTTTTGTAAACGggaaacatgtgcgacatcttccATTCATCAGGAAACTTTCGCTCCTGGAGCGACAGTGTGAAAATCCTAGCTAAGTGTTGAATAGCAACTTATCACTCGTAATACTGATTAAAATGGCAAACGCCTTGATCCGCAAATGAATGGGGTGAGAATTCTGAAGAGTACATAGGCATAGGGTAAAtgaagacttttttgaacttacCGTATAGGATTCCACAAGAACGGTCGTTTCCAGGGCCAGACGTTGTTCCATCTCAATATCATACCCGATATAGCAAAGCTTTTCTTTCATCATGCGAACAGTTTCAAAGTCAGCGGAATGATTGAATGCATATCCGCGCAACAGCAACAGTTTGATTAGGTACCGCGTGATGTCCCGACCGGCAATGTCGAGACGTCGCGTCAGATGAGGGAGGGCAAATTCTTCGTAAACCGGACAGATGTGTGTCACGCCATCACCGGAATCGATCACGACGCCACTGATTAGGCCCTGGGCGTACAAGGTTAGCACGGCCTGGATCGCAATGTACGCAGAATCGAAGCCATACTTTTCGAACATCACTTCGATCATCTTTTCCCGATTCTTGGTGGGATTCATCGGGGGTTCGGTAAGCAGGATCTTCGTGTTGGTTGGGTCTATGTTCATCTTTCTCGGCCCGAACGTGTAGTCCCACACGTGACACATATCCTCCCAGTTCCGAACCACACCATTTTCCATCGGGTACGACACTTCGAGGAGGGAGCGCAACTGCGAAGCTTCATCGCCCACCATAAGATCCTACGAGGGAATTCAAGAAAATGTTAGTAACTAAGATCGCTCAAACTTTACGGACAGGAGCGTTTTGTAAGTAAGTAGGAATAAAACCAAGCGCAAACTCAAAACAGGGCATTTATTTGAACATATGCAAGTAGGATCCATATATCGGATGatcacaaaaatatttgttgatggtggtaaaaagaaaaaaaacacagaacAAATTACTTATCTACAATGTGGCTGAGGAATGGTACTGAACAATTATAAAACGATGTTCTCTCTTTTTTGAACTTTGGATGGAGTTTGTAATACACTTAACTACTATAAATAGAATCGATAGACCTTAGTGTGAACGTATTACACATCGGGCAGAGCAAAACGCACTTTGTACTGTACAAAATATACTAAATGGAAACTtgtcttagaaacctcgcggttaataactgtggaagtgctgaatgaacattaAACAtctaggcggcaatgtcccaatgggggTTCTAATGCCAGTAAaaagcagaagaagaaaaagaccggagtggcctgtgcagtactaaaaagtcttcttcattcaactcggtccatggctgcacgtcgccagccacgcagtctgagGAGGGTCCGTAAATTGTCTTCAACCTGAtcgctcgctgcgcacctcgtcttcttgtgcGTGCGAATcgctgtcgagaaccattttcaccgggttattgtccgacattctagctacgtgcccggcccaccgcaatcttccgattttcgtggtgtaaactatggatggttctcccaacagctgttgcAATTCATCCCGAGCAGAATACAATACTTCGATATATAACTTATTATTACTTATAATAATATAACTCAATAATACTTCGTTTTGTTATTGATACCTTACACTGGTATGAACTAGGTGTGCAtgagaggtaaaataccaaagaagtgataccaaaaatgaatatgcaaaatacttcagGCACAAAATACGTTATTACAATACCTAACACATAATATATTATTATTCGTGTAGTAATAAAATACCTTAGCATGTTATGCTTAAACTATTTTGCATAtgaatttttgatattattgtttggtattttacctcttatgcacacctagttcataccaacttctgttatcgaggtcgccGCTCCTGCTCGgggtggttcattcgccttttCCATGCATCGTACCCAACACTTTCCTTAGCTTAGCTTGCTTAGCTTAgtttgattgactgtacacatcgtagttgctagtcgtgattggccgagaaacaacaaataatgcacagctcaccaattgaatagttttctcgggactagaaagctattcacactgtacatgcttcggagtttcttttaattcaagaccaataacgatgccggccacgttcTCATAGTCAATTTGtatacaaaaacggaaaagcaacgcgtgtcttacgtattttcccCAAGACTGATTTGATATCTCAactaggggtaatgacggctttggcaggttttgttctattattggcaggggggttttttatgactgattatgctcaaatttggcccaaacattctttgcatatcaaagaatattgtggccaaatttcataaaattcggtcgacaaaaacccccttgccaataatagaacaaaacctgccaaagccgtctgttcccctactttgcgacgactaaaacacgcactgcacaacgcttgctcgatggctactccggaaaaacacgcactgaactgattatctttattactggccgcgcaatgcagagcaCAATTTTTCAGCAGATCGCGCGATCCTTTTgctatccgaaacaagagaaaacacgcactccatagatagtacgcaacactttcctttcgaaaactccaagtgcgcgcaCTGTCCACgtctcgtatccgtagagtACTACCGGGTTAATGAGCGTTTTGCAGAGtgcaaagtacgtacgatttcctgttaTGATTTGAATTTGTCTGCTGGTGTCGTTATCGGTAATCACCAGTGGGCCCAAGTACACGAGTACAATGAATCCCCATATATTAGACAAGaga
Encoded proteins:
- the LOC134205350 gene encoding actin-related protein 2 isoform X1, producing MDSKGRNVIVCDNGTGFVKCGYAGSNFPAHIFPSMVGRPIIRAVNKIGDIEVKDLHVDDLMVGDEASQLRSLLEVSYPMENGVVRNWEDMCHVWDYTFGPRKMNIDPTNTKILLTEPPMNPTKNREKMIEVMFEKYGFDSAYIAIQAVLTLYAQGLISGVVIDSGDGVTHICPVYEEFALPHLTRRLDIAGRDITRYLIKLLLLRGYAFNHSADFETVRMMKEKLCYIGYDIEMEQRLALETTVLVESYTLPDGRVIKVGGERFEAPEALFQPHLINVEGQGIAELVFSTIQAADIDMRSELYKHIVLSGGSTMYPGLPSRLEREIKQLYLERVLKNDSEKLSKFKIRIEDPPRRKDMVFIGGAVLAEVTKDRDAFWMSKAEYQEQGLNVLKKLSARTSN
- the LOC134205350 gene encoding actin-related protein 2 isoform X2, translating into MDSKGRNVIVCDNGTGFVKCGYAGSNFPAHIFPSMVGRPIIRAVNKIGDIEVKDLMVGDEASQLRSLLEVSYPMENGVVRNWEDMCHVWDYTFGPRKMNIDPTNTKILLTEPPMNPTKNREKMIEVMFEKYGFDSAYIAIQAVLTLYAQGLISGVVIDSGDGVTHICPVYEEFALPHLTRRLDIAGRDITRYLIKLLLLRGYAFNHSADFETVRMMKEKLCYIGYDIEMEQRLALETTVLVESYTLPDGRVIKVGGERFEAPEALFQPHLINVEGQGIAELVFSTIQAADIDMRSELYKHIVLSGGSTMYPGLPSRLEREIKQLYLERVLKNDSEKLSKFKIRIEDPPRRKDMVFIGGAVLAEVTKDRDAFWMSKAEYQEQGLNVLKKLSARTSN